From Candidatus Binatota bacterium:
GCGTAGTCGAGTTCAACTTCCTCGAGCCAGGGGCTGGGCAGACTGTCGGCGCGGGCGTTCACGCGGTAGAATACGGCTGTGGCGGGTATCCATGCAAGAGCAGGCGGGTTCCTGGCTTTACAGGGGCCGGCCATGCGCTGACAATTGAGCTGCGGGCAGATCGGGCGACAGGTGGAGCCGGGCAGCCGCCGGCTCGACCAGTTTCAACAGGAAGAGGACGACAACATGAGTTTAACTGTACAGGGAGAGGTAGCCGCGGCCGGCGACCTGGATTTTGCTGCGCTGGCGGCGCTGCCCGGGCAGGTGGCCGACCTCGGACAAGTGGTCGAGGGGCGCGAGGGTGAAGCGGTAAGGCTGTCGGCCCTGCTCGAGTCGGTGGGAGTCGCTGACGGTGCCGACTGGATTACGCTTGAGTCCGACGACGGAGAGTTTGCCATCAGCGTGCACCTGGCGGCCGTGGCAGACGCGGTGCTGGCCTACAGCCTCAACGGCGGTCCGCTACCACGCGAGCAGGGCGGGCCGGTGAGGTTCTACGTGGCCAACGCGGCCAAGTGCTCAAGCGCGAGTGCCGACGAGTGCGCCAACGTCAAATCGCTCGCGACCATCACGCTGTCACGCGAGCGTGGTCGAGACACTCGCCCCAAGACCGCGCGCGAACACGAGGCTCTTCACTCCCACGAGTAATTCTGGTTCCGCGCCGCGGTCAGCGAGGGCTGCTCGCGCTTGAGTCCACGAGCGCGTGGTAGTCGGCGATCTCCCGCGACAGCAGGTCTTCAAGGAACTCGCGGTGGTGGTCGGGCACGGAGCTGCCACTGGCCGGGTTGACTCGCTGTTCGGCGAGGCTGCCCACGTAACGCGCGTCGTCCGACACGCCCAGGAAACGCATGGTTTCGAGCAGCAGTTCGGACGGCCGAAGCGACACGTCGTCGTAGGGCAGGACCAGCGCGTTGCCCGGCTGCAGGTAGCCCTGCCAGCGCTCGAGGTTTTGTTGGTAGCGGGCACAGGCCAGCTGGTAGGGCTCTGCGAAGAACTCCTGCCACTGCTGGTCGTTGACGTCCTGCGCACTGCGGCCGGGGTTGCGCACGAGGTCCTTGCTGGCGTGTGACCAGGCGCGCTCCACGGGGTCGCGTAGCATCATGATTATCCTGATCGCCGGATTGAGCGTGGTTATCTCGGCGATGACTTCTTCGGGAAGCGCTGCGTAGCTGGCCGTAGCCTCTCCTCTTACCCGCGGCAGGTACAGGCGGCGGTGGCGCGCGAGGGCGCGGGCTTGCTTGTAAAGCCAGTGCTGGGGGCTGTCGCTGAAAAAGCGAAGGTAGTAGTCGAGGCGGTCGCTGGTGAACTTAACGTGATCGCGTTCAACGAGGCGGTTGAAGAAGAACAGCTCCTTGGGCTCGGAGAAAAACACCTCGGGGTGTTCTCTCAGGTTGGCGTGCAGCCAGGTGGTGCCGGTGCGCTGCGGGCCCACGACCATGAAGTCAGGAAAACGCGCCAGCGATGTTCCCGTTTTGTCGGCACGCACGAGCTTGAGTTTCTCAAGGACGTCGGCGGTCAGGGTGAGCGGACGTGCTGTCTGGGTAGGGGCCACGGTACTTCAGTATGCCACGCCTTCAGGATTTCTGCCGCGCGCGGACCACGCGTGTCACCAGCAACAGGCCCACCAGTAGTGCCATGGCCCAGGGCAACAGCTGTTCGCCCTTGCTCAGCCACAGAAAATGCAGCCCGGCAGCCACCCCGGCGGCGTAGGCCAGCCGGTGTATTCGTCGCCACGTCGGCCCGCCCAGGCGGCGCAGGGCGGCTTGGCTGGAGGTGGCGGCGAGCACGCACAGGCAGGCGAAAGCGGCCATGCCGGCGGTGGCAAAGCGGCGCTCGACTATGTCTTCGAGCATGGCCGAGCTGTCCAGCTGGTGGTCGAGCACGAACCAGGTCGCGGCGTGCAGGCAGGCGTAGGCAAAGGCCGACAAGCCCAGCCGTCGTCGCCAGGGCGCTATCCACGGCGCTGATTGTCGGGCGCTGGCGGTCGAGGCGGCCAGTTTGCGCAGCGGCGTGATGGCCAGAGAGGCCGTCAGCAGGGCGAAGGCCGTCATGCCTGTGCGCAGGGTTATTTCTTCTATGGGGTTGGCGCCCAGTTGGCCCGCCGGCAGGTCATAGAGCAGTAACGCCAGGGGTGTGGCGATGGCCAGCCAGGCGGCGGTGTTTGCCAGCCGGCCAGCCCCGGCCGGCGGGGCTGGCGTCACTCGAGGTTCTCGCGCTGCAGGCCGCCACCGGGAGGCAGCACGAAGTGCATGCCGTCGCGGCCGAGTATGAGCTCGACATCAGTGTCGTCGGTGCCGCGCATGAACACGCGTTCGGACAGTCGGTTGGGCGGCCCCGGCACCAGGTGGGTGAGCACCAGCGTGGGTACCCCGGCGCGCCGGGCCGCGTCCAGGGCCTCGGCTGGCGTGGCGTGGTAGTCGAGTATGTCGGCAGACAGCCCGGCCAGTCGATCCAGCCCGCGCTCGCCCGCCAAGCGGGACATGCGGCTGATGAGGTGTCCGGCCAGGGCCTCGTGCACCAGCAGGTCGGCACCGCGCGAGGCTTCTACCAGCGCGTCCGAGCGGCCGGTGTCGCCGCTTATTACCACCGAGCGTCCGCCGTAGTCAAAACGATAGCCAACCGCGGGTTCTACCGGATCGTGCTCAACCTTGAAGGCAGTCACGCGTAGTTCACCGTCATCGATGATGGTGACCCGTTGCTCGGCCACCTCGAAGGGCCGGGACACTGCGCGCCCGCCCTCGGGCGGCATGGCATGGTCGCCGTGGTGGGCCACCCGGTAGGCGCGGTCATGGTTGTAGGCGGTGTTGAAACCGTCGACCACCTGCTCCACACCCGGGCCGCCGTAGACCGGCAGTGGTTTGTCACGGCCGGCCACCCAGCTTTGCATCGTGACTTCGCCCAGTCCGCCTATGTGATCAGAATGAAAATGGGTGAGCAGCACACCCGAGAGCCTGGCGCGTGGCAGCCGCATGAGCTGTACGACTTCCTGGCTGCCGGGGCCCACGTCGACCAGGTAGAAGTTGTTGCCGGCTATCACCGCCGTGCAGGCGGCCGCGCGATCGGCGTCGGGCAGGGGCGACCCGGTGCCGCAGAGAATGACGTGCAGCGAGCCATCCTTCATCAGGTCCTCGCGGTCGCCGGCCAGTCCCTGCTCGATGCGGCGCTCGATCATCCTGTCCTGGATGCGCTCGCAGCCGGTCAGCAGGCTGGATGTCGTGAGCAGCAGCAAGGCGGCGATCACCGTCGTTGTGCGCGTGCCCGGGTGCTGCGTTGCCGCGGACGGCCTCGTGTAAGTTGATGACATTACAGGTTCCTCGTTCCAGTGGTCAGGATAGTTGGGTCATGTCCATGCCGCGGTAGAGCTCGGCAACCTCGGGATACCCGTTGAACATGAGCGTTTCAATTTTGGGTTCGAGCAGGGCGCCTATGGCGTCGAGCCCGCGCGGTATGTTCGTGATGCGTCGCTCGCGGGCCTGGCTCCAGCGCGGGTGGTTTACCGAGGGGTTTACGTTGGAGTAGAACGGGTACTCGTTGGGCGCGGCCCGCGTCCACGAAGGCACGGGGCGGCGGTCGGTAAACTCGATGTCGACAATAGACTTGATGCTCTTGTAGCCGTACTTCCACGGCACCACGAGCCTGAGCGGCGCGCCGTTCTGGTTTGGCAGAATCTCGCCGTACATTCCAACGGTGAGCAAGGTGAGCGGGTGCAGGGCTTCCTTGAGTTCGAGTGCTTCGATGTAAGGCCAGTCGAGCACGGGCGTGCGCTGGCCGGGCAGCATGGAGGGGTCGAGCAGGGTGGTGAACTTAACGAAGCGGGCCTTGCTCGTGGGTTGAGCCCGCCCGATGAGGTCGGCCATGGGAAAACCTACCCAGGGGATGACCATTGACCAGGCCTCGACGCAGCGCAGGCGGTAGATGCGTTCTTCGAGCTGCTGGGGGGCAATGAAATCCTCGAGCTGGTAGTCGGCCGGCTTGTCTACAAGGCCGTGCACGCGCACGCTCCAAGGGGTCGTTTTCAACAGGTGGGCGTTTTCTCGGGGGTCGGACTTGAGTACGCCCATCTCGTAGAAATTGTTGTAGGTGGTGGCCGCCGCCTTCTCGGTGATCGTATCGGGAAGCAGGTAGCGCTTGTTGGCTTTTATGTCACCGAGGCGAAGTTGCCCGTCGCTGTCCCTGGCCGTGACCGCCGCCGGTTCACAGCCGGCAAGAAGCGCCCCGGCTCCCCCGCTGCTCGCCGCCAGGGCAAGGCCTGCACCCCTGGCGGCCTTGCCCAGGAAGCGGCGTCTCGAAAGCCAGGTGTCGCGGTCGGTGACCTCGCTTTCGCGCGCGTGAAGGGGATTGGGCGACTTGATCAGCATGGTGGTCAACCGGGACTCTAGCAGTGCTACTGCGCAGTCTCACCTCCCCCCCAAACGGGCCGCGGATCGAAGGTTGTGCTGAAGATATACCCGTCTGGGGGCTGGCGTGAAAGGGATTCGGATGTTTCTATTATAAAGAAGGGCTACCCAGCGTTCAGGCTTGGGTATGTCCTCAGGACGTAAACGGGTACGCCCTGCTGTTCGGTGGTTCCTGTGCGGGGTCCACCGGGGGGGGGGGGGCCCGGGCGGGGTCGCAATGTCTTCCCATACCTGCCGGCAGGCAATTTGCCAGCCGGGGGAGCAGTGCGGCCCTGCCAAGTCTCTTCGCCCAAGCTCCCTGGCCACTCTCAAGGCTCCCGGTTTCCCTGTATTCGCGCTCGCGTCTTCCCTGTTAGCGATGGGGATTTTTTGCTGTTAGCTTGCGCCGACAAATCTGATTTACCAGGAGATACTGATGGCGGGTGATGCTTACACTTTCGAGGCTGAATTCACGGTGCGCGACCAGGTTCGCGTTAGAAGAGAAAACGAAGAATTGCGGGAGCGCACTTTCCTCACCCACGACGATCGATCGTGGAGCTGGGGACAGTATTGCGACGAGTCGACCCGGGTTGCCCATTTTATAAAGTCGCGCCTGGGCAAGATTGACGACGCCCAACCGGGCCACGTGGCAATGCTGCTCGAGAACCACCTCGAGCTCAGCTCGCTGTACGGCGGCTGCGCCATAAACGGCTCCACGCTTTTCGGTATCAACAGCGGCCTGCGCGGAGAAGTGTTGGCCGGTGTCATCAACCAGTCGCGCTCGCGCCTGCTGGTGGTCGACGAGCGCAGCTGGCCCGAAGCCGAACGCATACTCGACCAGCTGGAGACCGTGCCGCGAGAAAACGTACTTGTACTGCGCAGCGGCGACGGCGACTTCGACGCATCGATGGACTACCGGGCCTGCCTTGACTCGGAGATGGGCCCGGCCACGCCCGACCTCGAGTTTCCCGATGTGGAAGTCACGCCTGAAACTAACCTGATGATCATCTACACCTCGGGCACGACCGGGCTGCCCAAGGGTATTAACAACAACCACCTGAAGCTGTGCATGATCGGCGCGGTGGTGTCGGACCACCTCGGCCTGGGCCGCGACGATTGCGGTTATGCCTGCATGCCGCTTTTTCACTCCAACTCCATGTTCATAGGCTTCATGCCCAGCTTCTGGGTGGGCGCTCGCATGGCGCTGCGGGAGCGCTTCAGCGCCTCTAAGTTCGTGCCTGACGTGATCGGCAATGGCGTCACCTTCTGGAACTACGTGGGCGAGCCGGTGCACTACGTGCTGCGCGCGTTGGAGAAACAGTACGACGGCGACCTTGATCGCATACGGGCCGAGGTTACCGAGCATCCCGACAACATGTTTCGCTACGCGGTGGGCAATGGAGCAGCGCCGCCCGACATCGACCGTTTCGTCGACTGGATGGGGCTCGAAGACATGTTCGAACTCTACGGCAGTACCGAGGCGGCGATTTCGACCTTTCGCAAGATGGGCGACCCGCGCGGCAGCGTTGGCCAGGTGACCGACCCCGCTGTGAAGATAATCGGCGAGGGCGGGAACGAATGCCCGCCCGCCGAGCTTGACTCGGACGGCAAGATCGCCAACTACGACGACGCGGTGGGTGAAATATGTCGCGTGGCCGAAGACACGTCGTTGTTCCAGGGCTACTACGAAAACGACGACGCTAACTCGAGCAAGTATCGCGACGGTGTTTACCACTCCGGAGACCTTGGCCACATGCTCGAGCGCGACGGTGATCGCTTTCTTTTCTTCGACGGCCGCACCGATGACTGGATACGCAAGGACGGCGAAAACTTTTCGGCCATGCAGGTTTCGCGGCTTATCTCCGAGCATCCCGACTTTCCGTTAGCTGCGGCGTACGGCGTGCCCTGCTCGGTGTCGGACGAGCTCGTGATGGCTGCCGTCAAGATGCGCGAGGGCATCGAGTTTGACCCCCAGTCGCTGTTTGACTACTGCGAGCAGCAGATCGAGCACGGAGGCATGGACCGCAAGTGGTTTCCCGACTTCGTGCGCGTGGTCGACGATTTCGAGTATACCGGCACGCAAAAGATTCTCGTGCGCAATTTGAAGGCCGACCATTACCACCCGGAGCGCGTGCCGGGCTCGATCTACTGGCGCGAGCGCGGCGACGAGGGCTACAAGGCATTGGCCGACGAGGACTGGCAGCGCCTGCGCTCGACTTTCGAGGCCGCCGAGCGCCTGGAACTCCTCGAGCGCTGAAAGGGCGCCTTTGGGGCGAAAAAGGGCATGGCCTGGGCTTGTCCCGTGTAGTAGTGTCGTTAGAGGAGTACAAGGACCAGCAATGCATGATTTTACGGGTAAGGTGGCAGTCATAACGGGCGGCGCCAGTGGCATAGGCAGGGCGCTCGGCGAAAGGGCCGTGGCCGAGGGCATGAAGGTTGTACTGGCGGATGTAGAGGAAGCCCCCCTCGCGCTTGCCGCGGCCGAGCTTGGTAAGGGCGGCGCACCGGTGCTGCCGGTGGTCACCGACGTTACCAGTACGGCCGAGGTAGAGTCGCTGGCCGAACGCGCCTTTGCCGAGTACGGGCAGGTGAACCTGCTGTGCAACAACGCCGGTGTGTTCTGCGCGGGGGCGGTTTGGGATTGCAGCGACGACGACTGGCGCTGGGTGTTCGACGTCAACGTATTCGGCATCGCCAACTGCCTGCGTAGTTTTATTCCGCGTATGATGGATAGCGGCCAGCAGGGCTACGTGGTCAACACCTCGTCGATGGCCGGGCTGACGTCGATGCCCTTCGTGTCGGCTTACCACGCGAGCAAGCACGCGGTGGTGGCCATGAGTGAATGTCTGCACCACGAGCTGTCATTCAAGGGCGCCAACATCCGCGTGTCGGTGTTGTGTCCCGAAGCCGTGGCGACCAACATCAACGGGGCCGAACGCAACCGACCTGCGTCGCACGCCGTCACCGGGGTCAATAACGACGAGAGGCAGGTGGTCAACGACGCCATGGACGAGGCGATGGTCGAGGCAGTTTCGGCAACCGTTATCGCCGAGCGCACCTTTGCCGCCGTGCGATCAGAGCGTTTCTACGTACTGCCGGGTGATGACCCCTGGGTGTACCTGGCCCACCGGCGCATGGCTGGCCTGCGCGATCGCGAGAACCCCACCTTCATAAGCCCCGACGAGGTGTCCACTCTTCCGGTCGGCATAAAAGGGGCCAGCTGAGCCGCCGCCGGCCCACTCTGCAGGAGAGACAGTGACAGCGACGATTGTAGGCGAAGTTGCCGGGCTGTGGCGCTACCCGGTCAAGTCGATGCAGGGCGAGACGTTGGCGAGCGCGGTCCTGGGCAGCGACGGTGTGGCGGGCGACCGCGGCTGGGCGCTGCGCGACGAAAAAGCAGGCGAGATACGCGGCGCCAAGAAGATGCCCCTGCTCATGCGCTGCTCGGCGAGCTACAGTTCGGGCTCGGAAGAGAGCGGTATCGGGCCAGTGCGCATGATCCTGCCCGACGGCTCAAGCCTGGACAGCGGTGACCCCGACGCCAACGCGGTGCTTTCGCGCCTGCTCGGCCGCGAGGTCACGCTGTGGCCGCGACAGCCGGCTGACAACGTCGAGCACTACCGCCGCGGCGCGCCCGATAACGAGGACTTCGAAGAAGAGCTCAGGCAGATATTTTCTCGCCTGCCCGGTGAGCCACTGCCCGACCTGTCGGTGTTTCCAGAAGAACTCATGGAGCACACCTCGCCGCTGGGCACTTATTTCGACGCCTTCCCGCTGCACCTGCTCACCACCGCCTCGCTGGCTCACATGGCCGACCTCAACCCCGAGGCCGCCTGGGAACCAGCTCGCTTCAGGCCCAACCTGCTCATCCGCACTGCAGGCGAGCTGCAGGGACTCGTGGAGGCCGGTTGGCAGGGCGCGCGCCTGAAAATCGGCGAGGTCGAACTCGACTCGCTGATGCCGACCGTGAGGTGCGGCATGACTACGCGCGCCACGGCCGGCCTCGCAGACGACCCCTCGGTGCTGCGCAGCATAGTGGCCGACGCCGGCCAGGACCTCGGCAGTTACGCCGGGGTGGCCCGCACCGGACAGATAGAGCTGGGCGACACGGTCGAACTGCTGGTGGACTGAGAGTCGCGGGCAGGCGCAGGCCGGCCCCGGCCTGGCGTGCTACGCAACCTTGGCGACCTGGCAGGGCTGAAAACGGTGGTGCGGGCAGCCGGTAAACGGATCGCGGTCGGCCGCGTCGCTTAGCAGGTTCATGTTCACGCCCACGGTCTCGAGCTGGCCGGTGTCGTTTTCGTGCTGCATGCCGAAACCATTGGGCATGGCCACGTGGCCGTCCTGGAGTCGCTTGTCGACGGTGGCCGGTAACTCCACGCTGGCCTTGCGCGTGGACAGGCGCACCGTCTCGCCGTCGCTGATGTCGAGGCGCTCGGCGTCGGCCGGGCTGATCGACAGCTGGCAGTGTGGCCCGCGCCCCTTGCGCCAGTTGGGGTCTCGCTGGATGGTGTTTGCCGTCCAGCGGGTACGCAGGCCGTTGCCCAGTATCATGGGGTAGTCAGGATCGGAGGGCAGGCCGTTGGTGACCGCCCGTTGTATTTCCTCGAGCATCTCGGGCACGGCGAGGTGGGCGCGGCCGTCTTCGTGGCCGATGTGGTCGACCAGCGTCCTGGTTTCGTCCAGGCAGGCGATCTCGACACCCTGCGGGTTGTCCAGTATACGCCGGAATATTTCTTCGCCCAGTTCGCCCGGAGTCTTGTCGCTCCAATCGTTGCCCAGGGTGCGCAGCACCGCGTCGTGGCGCTGCATGGCGTTGGCCTGGCACAGCGCCCACACGGCCACCAGCGAGGGCGCGGGCATGTGGCGGCCCACCGAGCGGTAGGCCCAGGAGACTACCTGGGTCTCGGCGTCCAGCCCGCGCGAGGCTGGGCCGGCCACCAGTTCCAGTGCGCGCGCAAAAAATGCGGCGCGCTCGGCAACGGGGTCTTCGCCGCAGGCCAGCTCGTCGAGTTCGGCTGGTAGCGATTCCACGAGTCCCATTTCCTCGAGCAGGCGCGTGTAGATTTCCGGTTCGGGCCTGGTGTCGGGCGGGGCCGGAACCACCGGCGGCCTGACCTGCACCTCGATCTGCGGGTGGCGGCGCGGGAAGTTGGCGATCTCCCACTTTTCGTAACCGCAGGGCACCGGTAGCACGTAGTCGGCCTCGCGCGCAGTCTCGCTCATGGCGGGGTCGATGACTACCAGCAGGTCGAGAGCCGCAATCGCTTCGCGCCACTTGCCGGTGTCGGAATATGACAGCAGCGGG
This genomic window contains:
- a CDS encoding sulfoxide reductase heme-binding subunit YedZ, whose translation is MTPAPPAGAGRLANTAAWLAIATPLALLLYDLPAGQLGANPIEEITLRTGMTAFALLTASLAITPLRKLAASTASARQSAPWIAPWRRRLGLSAFAYACLHAATWFVLDHQLDSSAMLEDIVERRFATAGMAAFACLCVLAATSSQAALRRLGGPTWRRIHRLAYAAGVAAGLHFLWLSKGEQLLPWAMALLVGLLLVTRVVRARQKS
- a CDS encoding MOSC domain-containing protein, which produces MQGETLASAVLGSDGVAGDRGWALRDEKAGEIRGAKKMPLLMRCSASYSSGSEESGIGPVRMILPDGSSLDSGDPDANAVLSRLLGREVTLWPRQPADNVEHYRRGAPDNEDFEEELRQIFSRLPGEPLPDLSVFPEELMEHTSPLGTYFDAFPLHLLTTASLAHMADLNPEAAWEPARFRPNLLIRTAGELQGLVEAGWQGARLKIGEVELDSLMPTVRCGMTTRATAGLADDPSVLRSIVADAGQDLGSYAGVARTGQIELGDTVELLVD
- a CDS encoding MBL fold metallo-hydrolase is translated as MSSTYTRPSAATQHPGTRTTTVIAALLLLTTSSLLTGCERIQDRMIERRIEQGLAGDREDLMKDGSLHVILCGTGSPLPDADRAAACTAVIAGNNFYLVDVGPGSQEVVQLMRLPRARLSGVLLTHFHSDHIGGLGEVTMQSWVAGRDKPLPVYGGPGVEQVVDGFNTAYNHDRAYRVAHHGDHAMPPEGGRAVSRPFEVAEQRVTIIDDGELRVTAFKVEHDPVEPAVGYRFDYGGRSVVISGDTGRSDALVEASRGADLLVHEALAGHLISRMSRLAGERGLDRLAGLSADILDYHATPAEALDAARRAGVPTLVLTHLVPGPPNRLSERVFMRGTDDTDVELILGRDGMHFVLPPGGGLQRENLE
- a CDS encoding sulfotransferase; translation: MAPTQTARPLTLTADVLEKLKLVRADKTGTSLARFPDFMVVGPQRTGTTWLHANLREHPEVFFSEPKELFFFNRLVERDHVKFTSDRLDYYLRFFSDSPQHWLYKQARALARHRRLYLPRVRGEATASYAALPEEVIAEITTLNPAIRIIMMLRDPVERAWSHASKDLVRNPGRSAQDVNDQQWQEFFAEPYQLACARYQQNLERWQGYLQPGNALVLPYDDVSLRPSELLLETMRFLGVSDDARYVGSLAEQRVNPASGSSVPDHHREFLEDLLSREIADYHALVDSSASSPR
- the msrP gene encoding protein-methionine-sulfoxide reductase catalytic subunit MsrP gives rise to the protein MLIKSPNPLHARESEVTDRDTWLSRRRFLGKAARGAGLALAASSGGAGALLAGCEPAAVTARDSDGQLRLGDIKANKRYLLPDTITEKAAATTYNNFYEMGVLKSDPRENAHLLKTTPWSVRVHGLVDKPADYQLEDFIAPQQLEERIYRLRCVEAWSMVIPWVGFPMADLIGRAQPTSKARFVKFTTLLDPSMLPGQRTPVLDWPYIEALELKEALHPLTLLTVGMYGEILPNQNGAPLRLVVPWKYGYKSIKSIVDIEFTDRRPVPSWTRAAPNEYPFYSNVNPSVNHPRWSQARERRITNIPRGLDAIGALLEPKIETLMFNGYPEVAELYRGMDMTQLS
- a CDS encoding SDR family NAD(P)-dependent oxidoreductase, with the translated sequence MHDFTGKVAVITGGASGIGRALGERAVAEGMKVVLADVEEAPLALAAAELGKGGAPVLPVVTDVTSTAEVESLAERAFAEYGQVNLLCNNAGVFCAGAVWDCSDDDWRWVFDVNVFGIANCLRSFIPRMMDSGQQGYVVNTSSMAGLTSMPFVSAYHASKHAVVAMSECLHHELSFKGANIRVSVLCPEAVATNINGAERNRPASHAVTGVNNDERQVVNDAMDEAMVEAVSATVIAERTFAAVRSERFYVLPGDDPWVYLAHRRMAGLRDRENPTFISPDEVSTLPVGIKGAS